DNA sequence from the Novosphingobium sp. KACC 22771 genome:
TTGGTTTCGGCCAGATCGGCTCCGGCGGCAAAATAGGCGCGGTGGATCGCCTCGGGCACTTCCGGCTTGGTCAGCGCGAGGATGTCGTTGTTGCCCTTCTGGTCGTGGCTCAGGCCCAGATTGCCCGCATAATCGGCCTCGGACAGGCCGTAATTCTGGATTTCCGTGCCAAAGGCGCCATCGGTGATGAGGATGCGCTGCGCGGACTGCTCAAGCAGGGCCTTGCGCGCAGCAGAGGGAATGAGGGTCATAATCAGGCAGCCTTTACTTGGGCGATCCGGACGGGGTTGGGGCGCACCCCCAGCAGATGGCAGATGGCATAGGAGAGCTCAGCGCGGTTGAGCGTGTAGAAGTGGAAATCACGCACCCCGCCCGCATAGAGCTTGCGGCAGAATTCGGCGGCAATCGTGGCCGCCACCAGCGCGCGCGCGGGCGGATGGGTGTCCAGCCCGGCAAACAGGCCCTCCATCCACGCCGGGATCGCCGCCCCGCAGGCGTCGGCGAATTTGCGCGTCTGGGCGAAATTCGACACCGGCAGGATGCCCGGCAGCACCGGCGCGTCGATGCCCGCTGCGGCCAGACGGTCGCGGAAGCGGAAGAAGGTTTCCGGTTCAAAGAAGAACTGGCTGATCGCGCGGGTGGCGCCCGCGTCCAGCTTGCGCTTCAGATTGTCGATATCGGCGTCGACATCGGCCGAATCGGGGTGCTTTTCCGGATAGGCGGCCACCGAAATCTCGAACGGCGCGACGCGCTTCAAGCCCGCCACCAGATCGGCGGCATTCTGATACCCCTGCGGATGCGGCACGAAAGGCGCGCCCGGCTGGCCCATATCGCCGCGCAGCGCGACGATATGGCGCACCCCGGCCTCCCAATAGGCTTCGGCCACGGCGTTCACTTCCGCCTTGCTGGCGTCCACACAGGTCAGATGCGCGGCGGCGGGCAGGCGGGCCTCGGAAATGATGCGCGCCACCGTGCCGTGGGTACGATCCCGCGTGGTGCCGCCCGCGCCATAGGTGACCGAGACAAAGGCCGGATCGAGCGGGGCCAGCGTTTCCACCACTTCCCACAATTGCGCCATCATCGCATCGCTCTTGGGCGGAAAGAATTCGAACGATACGCGAATATCGCCCGGCAGCCCGGCAAACAGCGGCGCGTCCAGCGCCTTGCGGGCCTCGTTCAGCGCTTCATAGCTGGCGTTCATGGGGAAACCTTTGCATTGTTGGGGGCGGTGCCTGCGTTTTCGGGCAGGCGGCGCCCGGTCCAGATTTTGACGGTCAATTGCCCGCCTTCGAGCGCGAGCGGCGCATCGGCGGAAAATCCTGCGGCGGCAAACCATTGCGCCATCTGCGCGTCGGAAAAGCCGAGGCGGGCATGGGCATGGCGCTCGCGCAATTCCTCATGGGCATGCGCGGCCAGATCGACGATGGCCAGATGCGCGCCGGGCCGAGCCACGCGAGCGGCTTGGGTCAGCACAGCCTCGGGCGCCTGGGCATAATGCAGCACCTGATGCATCAGCAGCGTATCGAACGCGGCATCGGCAAAGGGCAGCGCGGCAAAATCGCCCTGCACCAGA
Encoded proteins:
- the metF gene encoding methylenetetrahydrofolate reductase [NAD(P)H], coding for MNASYEALNEARKALDAPLFAGLPGDIRVSFEFFPPKSDAMMAQLWEVVETLAPLDPAFVSVTYGAGGTTRDRTHGTVARIISEARLPAAAHLTCVDASKAEVNAVAEAYWEAGVRHIVALRGDMGQPGAPFVPHPQGYQNAADLVAGLKRVAPFEISVAAYPEKHPDSADVDADIDNLKRKLDAGATRAISQFFFEPETFFRFRDRLAAAGIDAPVLPGILPVSNFAQTRKFADACGAAIPAWMEGLFAGLDTHPPARALVAATIAAEFCRKLYAGGVRDFHFYTLNRAELSYAICHLLGVRPNPVRIAQVKAA